The DNA window AGCGTAAAACATGTTTTTTTGTATAACTCTCTTTTTCCGTTAGTTCTCTTTTCTTTTATTCGTTCTATTTCTTCAATCTCATTCGATGGATGTCGTAGGACCTCGCCGAAGGCGCGTTAAAAAGTTCTGGAGGGGAGTCCAGAGGGGAACCTCTTCCAAGAGGTTCCCCTCTGGCCGTCGGAGACATTCCCCACCACACCACACTGGCGAGGGCGGGTTAGTTGTGGGCGTGGAACGTGTCCATGAGTTTTTCGAGAATGTGTTTGAAATCTTTGGCCTCGTGTTCGGTCAATTTGTCGAGCATGGTTCGGGTCAACTCAAGATGCAGGGCGTGATGCTTGTGAAATACGGCATGTCCTGCCTCGGTCAATTGGATAAGATACGATCGCCGGTCCGTCTGGTGCGGGACACGTTGCAACAGATGCTTCTTTTCCAATCGATCCACAGCCACAGTTAAGGTGCCCGTGGTCACACCGACCTTGGCGGCCAGATCTTTCATCTTGATCGCCCCTGAATGACCGACAATTTCAATCATGTGATTTTGTGCTGTGGTCAAGCCACTTCCCTGCACGGCATCATCCTCCCATGCGGAAAGCCTTTCAAAAAATTCGACAATCAGTCCAGACAGTTCAGATTCTTTCATGAAATATCCTGCGAAGAGACGGTTGTTCAACATCCGTTGGACGTCGATATTTTAATTCTATCTTCAAATAGTTTGACATTCAAAATATACTGATGCTAGGTCTTGTCCAATCACTTTGACAATCAAACTAAACGGAGTCAACAATGATTGGCCGCAATAGCGAGCTGAACGTCTACGGGGAGCTTTTTCGCTCTGAAGATTTTTTCAAGGTTGTAGGTGGAGCTTCACTCATTCCAGTGGCGTTTTTTTTCAGGGATAGTGCCTTCCCGGGCGTTCCTGCGGTGTCGTGGGGAAGCTTGTTGTTGCTTGTCTCCATTGCGGTCAATGGCCTGCCCATCATCTGGGAGGCGATTCAGGGGCTTTGGAAGCGGGAAATCAATGTTGATGAGTTGGTCAGCATTGCAATCATCGCGTGTCTTTTGAACGGGAATTATCTTGAAGGAGCGATTGTCAGTGCGATTATGGTGCTGGGCGCGTTGGTTGAGGAGGCCGTGAGTGACAGTGCGAGGAGTTCCATTCGGGCGTTGGTGGAAGTGACGCCCGAGACCGCTGTGGTGGACGTGGATGGTGAGGAAGTTGTTCGGGCTGTGAAGGATGTACGGGAAGGGGACACACTGATCATTCGTGCTGGTGAGACGATTCCGGTGGATGGGACCATTCTGACAGGCAGGACCGCAGTGAATGAGGCCTCCATCACGGGTGAATCCATTCCGGTGACCAAGGATGTTGGCAGCGAGGTCTACGCCGGAACCGGCTGCGTGGATGGTTTCGTTCGAATTCGGGCTGATCGTGTGGGCAAGGACGCCACCATCGGCCGGATCATTCAAATGGTGGAAGCAGCTGAACAGCAGAAAACCGAAAGTGGAAAGATCGTGGACAAATACGCGATGTGGTTCACGCCGATCATTGTGTCCCTTGCCGCGCTGACATATATTTTTACCCGCGATATCGAACGGTCCGTCACCGTGCTCATTGTTGGGTGCCCGTGTTCCTTTTTGTTGGCCAGTCCGGTTTCCACGGTGGCAGCCATCGGACGAGCCGCCAAATCCGGTATTCTTGTCAAGGGCGGTCGGTATTTAGAGAATATTGCGCCCTCATCAGGGTTCTTTTTTGATAAAACCGGCACCATTACCGAGGGTGATCCCGAAGTCGTGGAGGTCTCTCCTGTCGATGGGTGGAATGAAGTGGAAATCGTGAGACTGGCGGCCTCTGTTGAAAAAGGGAGCCTGCATCCGTTGGGAATCGCCATTGTGAAAAAAGCGGAATCCATGGACATCGGATTCGAAGTGGCCGGAAATATCGTCACGGATGCGGGACGGGGGATCAGCGGTTTTGTTGATGGTCGTTTGGTGGAAATTGTGACTAGCGAGCACGTTGATGACTCCGGGTATACCATTGTGGATGTCCGTATTGATGGAAAACGGGCAGGAAGTATCAGTTTGCAGGACAGTCCTCGGGCCAGCGCGTTGAAGGCCATGGAAGAGCTGCGTGCCCAGGGTATCGATGATCTCGCCATCATTTCGGGAGACCAAACGTCATCGGTGGCCAGTATTGCAAAAAGGGTGGGGATCGAGCGATTTTACGCTGGTCAGAAGCCGGATGAAAAACTCGAAAAAATTACGTCATACACTCAGGGGACGGTCGTGTATGTTGGCGACGGTATCAATGATGCCCCCGCGCTCAAGGCCGCTTCGACCGGCATTGCCATGGGCCTTCGTGGTGCGGATGTGGCTCTGGAAACCGCTGATATCGTCCTGATGAATGATCGTCTGGATCAACTGCCGTTTCTGGTGCGGCTCAGCCGAAAAATGTCCCGTATCATCAAGCTCAATATTCTGCTCAGTTTTGCGATCAATTTCGTGTCGATCATCGCCAGTGCTTCTGGATTGCTGACCCCTATTTGGGGAGCGGTGACACATAATGTCGGGTCCATTCTCGTGGTCTCACTGGCCGCGTCCATTCGATTCACCAAAGAATAGAGCACGGCGGTGTTCGTTTTTGTCTCTATTGAAGGGAATGACCTGTGTGTCATTCCCTTTTTAAGTGGAAAGGGTGGTTTTGTCTTTTCCCTTACTGTCGGGAAAATGTCTGAATTCGGTCGTGTACATTTTGTTTCAGATTTTCGTAGAAGAGCGAATAATCATAGAAATGGTAGACCCCTTTGGGAAAGGACACCAAGTCTGAGTTGACGAGTTCAGGATCGAGCGGCTGCACCACCAGTCCGGATTCGAGAATCTGGGCGGACGTGAAATGTGGCACCGTGGTCGGTGTGCCGTCGGCGGCGAAGAAAACCGCTCCGAGGTTTTGTTTGGCTGGAACAAAAATGTCGTTCGTGGCCCAACTGAGTGGGTTGGTGACCTGGGCACCCGGTCGAATGGTTGGGGCGACGGTTTGTCTGCCCGGTGCGACCGTATTATATGTGACGATGCATCGTGTTTGCGTGGCGTTTTTGCACAGAGCCAATGCCGGATTGGCGGCCAGGTCGTCAGGGGTGACCGACCAACCGATGAGATACGCGGCCACGAGTCGGTTCTCACACCCAAATTTTCCCCAGGAAGCGACCATGAGTTCGGTCAGGATTTCCGATCCCTGACTGTGTCCTGCCAGAATGAAGGGCCGGCCATTGTTGAGGTGTTCGAGATAATAGGTGAAAGCCTGTCGAATGTCGTCTTTGCCAAATTGAATCAGGGTTTCAGTCTCCGCGTGCGGGAGCGAAAGTGCGGCCATGTTCATTTGACGGTACAACGGTGCGTACACATTGGCCTGTCCGGAAAAGACACTGGCCTGAGTCGTCAGCGAGGTGGTTGCGGCGGTGCGTAATTCATCATTGTCAACCGGCATGAGCCAGTGGACATCGTCATGAAGCACAGTAGGATAGACCCAGAACACATCCACTGGGTGCGCGTCTGGAGCAGACGGTTGGACGAGCCAGCACGCACGGTCTGCATAGTCCGGTGCGTGCGGCACATCTGTTGCGTCAAAAGGGGGAAGTGATGTCCCGGCCACGGCGAATGTCGTCAGCAGGGTCAGAACGAAGCTGGCAAAGACGCCTGAGGCGAGACATCGAATCATTTAATCCTCCAGGCAGATTTTGACGGCTTCGATCACGTCGGTCACGTCATCGTCCGTCAATTTTGCGGACAGCGGCAGGCTGACGGTCTGTCGGCCCAAAGCCACGGCGTGTGGGGTGTCTTCCAGTTTCCAGCCGTATTGTTCCCGATAGTATGGGTGTTCCGGAATCGCCAGATAATGCACGCCGGTGCCGATATTCTGTTTGGTCATGCGCATGAGGAATTCATCACGGTCTATGCCACACGGAACCGGATCGAGCATTAATGTATACAGATGCCGGCCATGCCGTGTGCCCGGTTCTTCCGGCGCAGGTTGACCGACGGTCAGTTTGCTGAATGCTTTTTGATATCTGTCCCATATTTCACAGCGGCGAATGAAATTCTTTTCAACTCGTTTCAACTGATGGATGCCGATGGCGGCCTGAAGGTCCATCATGTTGTATTTGAATCCGGCGTGGATCACTTCATAGTGCTTGTAGCCGTCATCCGAGAACCGTTTCCACGCATCGGCGGACATGCCGTGCAGCCCGAGAACCTTGATCTTTTGAATATCGTCTTCTTCCCGTGCCACGACCATGCCGCCTTCACCTGTGCAGATGTTCTTGGTCACGTAAAACGAGAAACAACCAAAGTCGCCAAAGGTTCCGGCATGTTGTCCGTTGTACGTCGTTTCGATGGCGTGGGCGCAGTCTTCGACGACCTTGAGATTGTATTCTTCGGCAATGGCCATGATGGCGTCCATGTCGCACGCCCGTCCGGCAAAGTGGACAGGGAGGATCGCCTTGGTTTTGCTTGTGATCTTTTCCCGAATGCAATCCGGGTCGATATTCATGGTTCTGGGATTGATGTCCGCCAGGACCGGGGTGCCTCCGGCGTGGATGATGGCGTTGACCGAAGCGCAGAAGGTGAGCGGTGTAGTGATGACCTCGTCGCCGGGTTCAAGCCCGAGGGCGACCAGGCTCAGGTGCAGGGCTGCTGTGCAGGAGTTGCACGCCGCAGCATGACCTGATTCGAGATAGGCGGAAAAGTCCTTTTCGAATTGGGCGACTTTTGGGCCGGTACCGAGCCAGCCGGATTTCATGGACGCCACGACCTCATCGATTTCAGGTTGTTCAATGAGCGGAGCGCCGAAGACCAGAAAGTTATCTTTTGAACGAACGGGCATGTTCGTATTCTCCTTATAATGGGTTTTGTTGAGGGAGAAATATCAGATATCCTTCGGGGGGTAAATGGACGTTTGCAGGTCGATGACAGGGAAACGTCGGAAGTCACCCATTTGGCAAAATGGGTGGAACCTCTGATGAAAAGAAGGGGGATATGTTCCAATTCCGTAAATAGTGGCATTCGTAGAGTTGCGCTTTGCATGGTCATTCGCTATGTAACCCATCCGGCCCAATCCCGGGTCGCATATGTAACGTTCTGATATGAGGTACCGCAAATGATCAGACCAGATTTCGAAAAAATGGACGGAATGATCCCCGCCATTGCGCAGGACGCCGAGACCGGCGAAGTCCTGATGATGGCGTATATGAATGAAGAAGCATGGGATAAAACCCTGGAAACCGGCGAGGCCCATTATTGGAGCCGTAGCCGTAATGAGCTATGGCATAAGGGCGGTACCTCGGGCCATACTCAGAAGGTGAAGTCCATCCGCATTGATTGCGACGACGACACCTTGGTGCTTCTCATCGACCAGATCGGCGGAGCGGCCTGTCACAAGGGCTACCGTTCCTGCTTTTTCCGTGAACTCAAGGATGGCGAGGTCACAGAGTGTTCTCCCATCGTTTTCGATCCCAAAGAGGTATATAAATAATGTCTGATCAATTCCTTCGACTCGGTGTTCCCAAAGGTTCCTTGCAAGACGCAACATTGAAGCTGTTCAAGAAAGCCGGTTGGAACATCAAGCTGCACAATCGAAATTATTTCCCCGATATTGACGATGATCGTATCAAATGCTCTCTGGCCCGTGCGCAAGAGATGTCCATGTATGTTGAAAACGGCACGTTTGATGTCGGTTTGACTGGAATGGACTGGATCAAGGAAAACAAATCGGATGTCGTTATTGTGGACGATCTGATTTATTCCAAGGTTTCCAACAGCAAGGCCCGCTGGGTGTTGTGCGTGAAGGGAGATTCCCCGTACAAGCGTCCTGAGGATTTGGACGGCAAGAAGATCTCCACCGAGCTGGTCGGCTTCACCAAGGAATATTTTGCATCGCAGAATATCAATGTTGATGTCTCTTTTTCCTGGGGCACGACCGAAGCCAAGGTTGTCGAGGATTTGTGTGATGGTATTGTGGAAATCACCGAGACCGGCACGACGATCAAGGCCAACGGCTTGCGGATTATCGCC is part of the Pseudodesulfovibrio sp. JC047 genome and encodes:
- a CDS encoding MarR family transcriptional regulator is translated as MKESELSGLIVEFFERLSAWEDDAVQGSGLTTAQNHMIEIVGHSGAIKMKDLAAKVGVTTGTLTVAVDRLEKKHLLQRVPHQTDRRSYLIQLTEAGHAVFHKHHALHLELTRTMLDKLTEHEAKDFKHILEKLMDTFHAHN
- a CDS encoding cation-translocating P-type ATPase — its product is MIGRNSELNVYGELFRSEDFFKVVGGASLIPVAFFFRDSAFPGVPAVSWGSLLLLVSIAVNGLPIIWEAIQGLWKREINVDELVSIAIIACLLNGNYLEGAIVSAIMVLGALVEEAVSDSARSSIRALVEVTPETAVVDVDGEEVVRAVKDVREGDTLIIRAGETIPVDGTILTGRTAVNEASITGESIPVTKDVGSEVYAGTGCVDGFVRIRADRVGKDATIGRIIQMVEAAEQQKTESGKIVDKYAMWFTPIIVSLAALTYIFTRDIERSVTVLIVGCPCSFLLASPVSTVAAIGRAAKSGILVKGGRYLENIAPSSGFFFDKTGTITEGDPEVVEVSPVDGWNEVEIVRLAASVEKGSLHPLGIAIVKKAESMDIGFEVAGNIVTDAGRGISGFVDGRLVEIVTSEHVDDSGYTIVDVRIDGKRAGSISLQDSPRASALKAMEELRAQGIDDLAIISGDQTSSVASIAKRVGIERFYAGQKPDEKLEKITSYTQGTVVYVGDGINDAPALKAASTGIAMGLRGADVALETADIVLMNDRLDQLPFLVRLSRKMSRIIKLNILLSFAINFVSIIASASGLLTPIWGAVTHNVGSILVVSLAASIRFTKE
- a CDS encoding DUF3089 domain-containing protein, translating into MIRCLASGVFASFVLTLLTTFAVAGTSLPPFDATDVPHAPDYADRACWLVQPSAPDAHPVDVFWVYPTVLHDDVHWLMPVDNDELRTAATTSLTTQASVFSGQANVYAPLYRQMNMAALSLPHAETETLIQFGKDDIRQAFTYYLEHLNNGRPFILAGHSQGSEILTELMVASWGKFGCENRLVAAYLIGWSVTPDDLAANPALALCKNATQTRCIVTYNTVAPGRQTVAPTIRPGAQVTNPLSWATNDIFVPAKQNLGAVFFAADGTPTTVPHFTSAQILESGLVVQPLDPELVNSDLVSFPKGVYHFYDYSLFYENLKQNVHDRIQTFSRQ
- a CDS encoding DegT/DnrJ/EryC1/StrS family aminotransferase translates to MPVRSKDNFLVFGAPLIEQPEIDEVVASMKSGWLGTGPKVAQFEKDFSAYLESGHAAACNSCTAALHLSLVALGLEPGDEVITTPLTFCASVNAIIHAGGTPVLADINPRTMNIDPDCIREKITSKTKAILPVHFAGRACDMDAIMAIAEEYNLKVVEDCAHAIETTYNGQHAGTFGDFGCFSFYVTKNICTGEGGMVVAREEDDIQKIKVLGLHGMSADAWKRFSDDGYKHYEVIHAGFKYNMMDLQAAIGIHQLKRVEKNFIRRCEIWDRYQKAFSKLTVGQPAPEEPGTRHGRHLYTLMLDPVPCGIDRDEFLMRMTKQNIGTGVHYLAIPEHPYYREQYGWKLEDTPHAVALGRQTVSLPLSAKLTDDDVTDVIEAVKICLED
- the hisI gene encoding phosphoribosyl-AMP cyclohydrolase, giving the protein MIRPDFEKMDGMIPAIAQDAETGEVLMMAYMNEEAWDKTLETGEAHYWSRSRNELWHKGGTSGHTQKVKSIRIDCDDDTLVLLIDQIGGAACHKGYRSCFFRELKDGEVTECSPIVFDPKEVYK
- the hisG gene encoding ATP phosphoribosyltransferase, whose protein sequence is MSDQFLRLGVPKGSLQDATLKLFKKAGWNIKLHNRNYFPDIDDDRIKCSLARAQEMSMYVENGTFDVGLTGMDWIKENKSDVVIVDDLIYSKVSNSKARWVLCVKGDSPYKRPEDLDGKKISTELVGFTKEYFASQNINVDVSFSWGTTEAKVVEDLCDGIVEITETGTTIKANGLRIIAELMQTNTQLIANKAAWEDPEKRKLIEEINLLLQGALKAEKMVGLKMNLPKDKLADLNGSLPSLNSPTVAELQDSNWLSVEIMVEEKVVRNLIPRLVEFGAEGIIEYPLNKVI